The window AAACTGTTGGCGCATACCCTACCTTTTTAAACAGCTGTTTACGAGATTGAGGCCCCAAAGTACCAACatagtttctctctcttcgaCTGGAGTAATTTGTACCAGGCATCATTGGTGGTCTGCTTACATTCTGAGGGCATCTGTTTCTACTCAGGGTGACTCCTGGTTGCTGATTACTTCTAGGCACACCAAAATTGGTCATTGATGGGCAAGGACGGAATGAGAATGAGGAGACTGAATGTGTTACAGAACCACTACTGGGGAGTTTCATTGGGTTGAATGCTAGAGCATGGTTAGGCAAGGGAGGAATCATTGATGGAGTAGTAACAGGAAACTTCTGGCCTGGCGTTGGTTCTAATGTGCCTCGCTTAAAATTTTTCCTTGCTGTCCGCCATATTTCCTCTTTATCGGTGGAATGacaatggtcagtagtataaaCACCTGTGCCCCAGTAGATGCATGGTGCACGTGAGTCACAGACATAACAGTGGCACTGCATTTTTCAGAGAATAGCAAAtcaaaaaatggcaaaaatatCATATTTGAAAACGCAAAGTAGAACAAACTATGAAACAGTGTCATTAAGCAAAGGTCACTGTTTCGCCTTAATGAGTGAAAGAGCTTACCACGTCACAGTACTTGTCATGCGGAGTTGAACTAAAAGGAAATTTAGCACACAGGTGTCGCGGGTGAGGGTAGTCTCTGCATGCTAactgccaaaaaaagaaagggaaaaaagaaaggaaaaagaaatttgagaattaGGGTCAGCACAACTCAAATTCAGCACAACTTGCTAAGAGAGAGCAATGACGCAATAATTCGAATGGAAATAGCTTCAGAGGTTTCAAAACAGTCATAAACAAGAACAAAGTGCTCACTAAAATGCGTGAAACAGTAACAGTGATGCCAACTATGTTGCAACTCTCAAGAATCATCTGGAACCACGCTAGGAATAATAGCAAGGAGCCAGCATCACAAGGAGCAAATATCCAGATAATCAGTGTGTTCTTGGAAGCCAGAAAATAGATTTCTAGTGCATAAGAGACAATCAAGAGTTTTCAAATGTAGCTAACCAACTCTTAATATTTCATCTCTTATATGTCAACAGCAGTGGATacaacacaacaacaacaacaaagcttagccttatcccaactaaatggggtcggccacAGGGATCCgcaaagcaaaaataaaataaaaaaaaataaaaaaatttgggacatcccactcaTGAACAATCGGCAACtcggatcctagccctccagacagctctgttagatgccatattagggtgaagacttaacttttgcatctCTTCTAACTACCtcctcaatggtcatttttggcctaccCCTAGCCTTTTTAGCTCCATTCATCTGCATCTAGTCACTTCTTcgtactggggcatccaagggcctcctttggacatgcccaaaccatcgtaatcgacattctctgagcttatcctgaattggtGCAACCCCTAAATCTGTTCTAACTTGATCGttccttattctatctctcCGGGTTttaccacacatccatctcaacatcctcatctaaaccacactcaacttatctatgttacgcttcttgactgcccaacattctgcaccatatatCATAGCAGGTCTTATGGCTGTGTCCTGTAGTGGATAGTTACAAGAAAATAAGTGGACTAAGAGACACAATTGCAGATATACAAGAAGCTCATCCTTAGCAAGTCATCCCATTGGGCTGAGAACTACTAAGCATGCACATTATGGGAAATTTCTCTTGTGATATTTGAAACATTAGAAGGACATCAATGAGCTCTCTTCACTCTTTTCCCATTGCCCATTGCTCACTGCTTatgaaatgaaagaaataatcCACTTCAGTAATTATGAGGCAGGTGAAAAATACTGCTTAGAAATTTTCGAGCAAGAACTCAGTCATATTGAATTTCTTGATGCCAATCCAactataaaatataattttcctaaaaaaaatataattggaGGGGGGGGGCACCAGTTGTTTTTCCTGTCCCAGACGACATCCCAGCCACCATTAAAAGCTAAGAACAAGGGATAGTTGGGCTCACCCCCAGGAACTCCAATCATCCTTGATGCACCCAGACGTCCCTTTGGACCAGTTCAAAATACCAAGGATCACATACCAATCATGATCAAGCCAACAAGTCAAATACAATGAACTCTTTCTACAATAGACTGAACTGATAACTGACCAGCATACACTCAAATAAGCTGGGAAACCACACTGGAATTGGCTGGTAAAATCCGTCTATTGTGCTCAAGACAGAAAGGAGGAGCAAATAACAAGCAAACTTTGTAGAGTTCCAAAGAACAAGCACTCTGGGTCTGAATTCACCAATTAACTTACGAAAgtttaaaaattaaacaaaggGTGATAGAATTTTGGGCTAGAGATCCATAGCAACAATCCAGCAAATAAAGCAGTGTGTAGGACCATAGTTGATGCAGAACCTGGGTtccaaaaccctatttgggtttGCTATTGGGCCCACCCAAATAACACATGGTTCCACAATTAAAAGGAATGGCAAAATTGTAAATATTCCGTAGTTGCAAGGGAAGTGTCAGGACTGTAAATAATTAGAATCTTCAAGAGCTATTGGATAGACAAAAGAAAGGGGACAAAGGGAATAACCCAGTGCACGAAGCTCTTGCCACTCCAGTTtctgggagggtcataatgtacgcagacCAGAAAGGGACCTAAAGgtatttaggatttattttacaAGGGTAAAGTAGGTAGTAAAAGTTAACTAAAGGACGAGTGAAATAAGAACTAAAGTAAAGGGCATTATGGGAAAACTAAAGAATAAAGTAAAAGGCAAAAAGGAGTCGTGGAAGTGGGGAAGAAAGAGTTTTCTTCCTCAGAACTTGCAATCAGAAAACAAACCAGTGGAGAAAAGCGGAAATCAACCCACGTTTCGAGAGGGAAAACTCATTCTTTTGGCATCTAATCAATCAGAAAATTTAAGGGAAGATTGTTAACACTAAGGCCTACTGAAATCAATCGATAAACACCCAAATAACGAGCCCTAAATAGGTTTTAATTTGTTGAATCTTGATGCAGCAGTAGAAGGTGAATGGGGTCTACTTGCAGGTTTCTTCAACAGATCTAATGTCATAGCAGGGATAACTTAAAGCACTGAGATTCTAGGGCCTTGGTTGCCCAGAAGAGGGCTTCCTTTTACCTAAATTAGCAGGACTCAATTCACAAGAAGTGGACTGCAACTACGTAAAACAGAACAGGTAggataaaagaaataacaaggaagaagcagaagaagaagatgagggaggGAGATCGCACCacagaaaaaggggggggggtagaaGCTCTCACAACACCAGCCACGCAGGCACAATCACTCACTATTTCAATTCATTACCAAATCTTCCCAATGAATTGGGTTACATTTACAAGCATatttataaaacaaaattaaaagtttcctaattgaagtgtaaaactgaaatagaaatacaatttcCTAATTATCTAACCCAGCCCATATTGAATCAGACTCTAAAattaaaaacagaaagaaaCTCTAGCCTTACGGAAAGTTTACAAGATAAatctaaataagtaaataaatgaactactaATATTCTACCAGACCAAAGACCCAAATTTGGACCCAATTCACGGTATGGGTTCCCAAACGGGTTCAGGTCAATCCATGGAAGCACTCCTGCATCAGTGGGACAGTGGCTTCTAGGTGAAATACTTATTGCGCTCAAGACAGAAAGAGCAAATAAACAATAGCACCGGGAGCCAGAGGTCACAATGCACTGAAATTCAAAGCAATggtgaaataaaataaagataaacAACCTAGGAGCATGAAGCTCTCTAACATCAGGACAAgcagaaaaaacaataaagcatttattttttgttcttggttACAGTACTTAATGTGGAGAGTTTTGGTTGAAAATAGTTTCATCAGACAGTTGGGTGTAGTAAATAAAGTTGGATACTTGGAGCTTTATGAGTTGGGTCATGCTTTAAATTACCCAATCCATGCCCACCCCCTCTTCCCCCACTCCAACAcacaccaccccaccccccccccaaaaaaaaaaaaaaaagacattgcATTATTGTTAGCCTCTATGATTATGCTTATGCAAACCAAGTTACCAGCATGGAAGTTGCCCTCCAACATATGTGAATTACCGACCATGCAGTTGGAAAATAAGTTCCATTGCAAAGAAATTTTGGGAGATTTGCATCAAAGTCACACTGATTAAAAGAGATCTATCTCTCTTGCTCTTGTGCAAGACAAGGCTACTACGAGTTCTAAATAAATGAAACCAAAAGGCGCAGAATTGCATGCTTATTAGACCAATTTAAGGTGCTCCAAAAGATGATGTTTTGCATTACAAGTTACTGAAggattatgaaatgaaaaaacaagggaAAGCTAATCTAATGATGTTTTGCATTACAAGTTACCGAAggattatgaaatgaaaaaacaagggaAAGCTAATCTAGATTGTGTGTAGGTTATGATTTATCACTATAGTATAACAGGGAGCCAAGCATTAATAtctggggggtgggggtgggggaggggcaggggaacaagaaaataagcattttctcttcttcttcatttcgtTTCACACCCCAAAGAAACATACGTTTCCACTGTTTCAagttcaaaaaaattgaaaatccattcataaaccaaataaacaaaaagaaaagaaaaccaaaaaacaaaataattctATCAACTGGACTCAAACATAGTGCAACCGCAATAAAAACGAAGAAActcagaaaaaaaatcagaatccaTCCATTCAAAAACAAGTAAACATAATAATGCTATCAACTCAACTCAAACATAGTGCAACCGCAGTAAAAACAAATAagctcatgaaaaaaaaataataataaataaataaaatagaatccaTTCAAAAACCAAGTAAACATAAAGAAAATAACCAATACTATTTATAATATCAACTGAACTCAAACAAAGTGCAACCAAGtaacaaagaagaaactcaGAAAAAAAGAATACGATACCTGTCCCTTCTCACCAACAATGAGCAACTCATCCGATCCCCCTGTTGAGTCATTTACAACTGCAACTGGATTATCTGGGTCACCATCCAATATTTTGCAATCATCGTCCGAACCATCCCCAGAGGCCAATTTTGCTCTGTCTGTATGTTTTGAACTCTGCGTCTCGCTCACAAATACCACATCATCAGAATCTTCAGTCTCATGACCACCGGGAGAAAGCATTTCGGAGATCCAATCAAGATTATCGTCGCTGTGCTCACCCCTAGAACCGTCTTCATCAGAGCTAATTTCAAAGATATCAGAATTCTGATCCATACTAACTCGAAGCCAAAAAGGGTTAGCGAAAAACTGGATTTCCTTTCATGGGTACCCAGAATAAGTAAAGGGTTCGACGTTATAAACCCTCCTGAACAGAAGATGATTGGGTTAGCCGTTGCCGTTAGATTGGGTTTGGGGCTAGCAACGGATTATCTTGGGTTGGGAAAGAGTTCTTTAACATCAATATCATCAGGGCTTTGGGTTGAAGAAGGAAACtaagaaattgaaacaaaaaaaacataaaaaaggtCTCAATTGAAAGGCCTTCAAACGAAGAATCTGAAGGCTAAGAGAGACACAGATTAGAGAGTGAATTGAAGAATCTGATTAAAACAGATGGGTTTATGCACTTTCTTGCCTTTACCCTCTCCTCCTCCCTCGTTTAGAAGCTCATCCGTCAAGGCAAGAATAGTTTTGGAAAATCCCTAATAAATggatcaaaaaaataaaaataaaaaagtgataTATGGCCCCCCTCTGGTCTCTGCATTCTGCAAGACTGCGACAGACGCAATTCTAAACACAGAAGCAAGGACACTAGGAAAGGGGTGCCAAGTCTGTGAATGAGACAACGGGTTGCCGCTGCTTGGGCTGGGCTCCTTATAGATTCTCACGATTTGGGCCCATCTTCATGAAGCCCAAGAGTATTGGCTGTGGCTAATTAGGCTTAGAATCAGTGACCCataggtaagggtgtcaattgttACTGTATTTGGTACTTGCCTATTTTCCTATAATTTAGGGATTATAAGAAAAATGAGATTAACTTAACAGTCATTTTAGACGATTGAACCCGTTAGAAGAATCTTTTTGTTTCAGGGGAGATTAGTGATATTTATGAAAAGATGTAGGGGAACATGATATTTTCCCATGgttcaagggaggggagtgataattcctctttctttttttttttggtagggagTGTTAATTAGCTCTTGAGAAGCTAATCGTGTgcccaatcacctcttctactttctttttgtttttctcgtttttgtttttaatgaaAGAAATTAATAATATAAAGGGTGTCCACTAGTactgaaaacaaaaaatgcaaACCAATGCCGTATCAAATTAATGGTACCAATTTGTATCAAATTAATTCAACACAGTATCGACATGGgatatgaatt is drawn from Macadamia integrifolia cultivar HAES 741 chromosome 7, SCU_Mint_v3, whole genome shotgun sequence and contains these coding sequences:
- the LOC122083262 gene encoding uncharacterized protein LOC122083262, with the translated sequence MDQNSDIFEISSDEDGSRGEHSDDNLDWISEMLSPGGHETEDSDDVVFVSETQSSKHTDRAKLASGDGSDDDCKILDGDPDNPVAVVNDSTGGSDELLIVGEKGQLACRDYPHPRHLCAKFPFSSTPHDKYCDVCHCYVCDSRAPCIYWGTGVYTTDHCHSTDKEEIWRTARKNFKRGTLEPTPGQKFPVTTPSMIPPLPNHALAFNPMKLPSSGSVTHSVSSFSFRPCPSMTNFGVPRSNQQPGVTLSRNRCPQNVSRPPMMPGTNYSSRRERNYVGTLGPQSRKQLFKKVGYAPTVLPMNGHGYGSSNSRTGYTAQPPRNQHPVVVQNDEINMRWQDFQPGSVPNFDSCQSSSQPGTGSNFSVQSYNNSQPQVYSQPIPQSGENQNLYQHENPASAAAKPSALDFNSGWIDCSTQGAQHFPEEGSQIHGVQVTSDLQNTQSLCQNESQPVSAVNPQYIGSPNPDSSASHLENWFSSLEHESNTEIAKNSLPEFDFEPFLPDSLETDMPFHYWNALIND